A genomic region of Calditrichota bacterium contains the following coding sequences:
- a CDS encoding galactose mutarotase — protein MQVSREIFGKMPDGRVVEAFDLRNEHGMKARIITYGGIVVSLEVPDRQGNFADVVLGYNNLQQYLEDSPYFGAIVGRYGNRIAGGRFVLDGIEYRLATNDGPNHLHGGVKGFDKVVWQGEPVREKEAVGVRLTYLSPDGDEGYPGNLRATVTYRLTNQNELRIDYEATTDKPTIVNLTHHSYFNLAGEGSG, from the coding sequence ATGCAGGTTTCGCGGGAGATCTTCGGGAAAATGCCCGATGGGCGGGTCGTGGAGGCATTTGACCTCCGCAACGAGCACGGTATGAAGGCGCGGATCATCACCTACGGTGGCATCGTGGTGTCGTTAGAGGTGCCCGATCGCCAGGGGAATTTCGCCGATGTGGTGCTGGGCTACAATAACCTGCAGCAGTATCTCGAGGACTCCCCCTACTTCGGGGCGATCGTGGGCCGCTACGGCAACCGGATTGCCGGCGGGCGCTTCGTGCTGGACGGCATAGAATACCGCCTCGCCACCAATGATGGTCCAAACCATCTGCACGGCGGCGTGAAGGGCTTCGACAAGGTGGTGTGGCAGGGCGAGCCCGTCCGCGAGAAGGAAGCCGTGGGCGTACGCCTGACCTACCTCAGTCCCGATGGTGACGAGGGTTATCCCGGCAACCTTCGCGCCACTGTAACCTACCGCCTCACAAACCAGAACGAGCTGCGCATCGACTACGAGGCGACCACGGACAAACCGACCATCGTGAATCTCACGCATCACAGCTACTTCAATCTGGCTGGCGAGGGAAGCGGC